TGGTGCCGTCCTTGCCCAGCCACACCAGGGCCATGTGGTCAGCGCGCGGCCCGGAGGCATGCCGGTCCACGGCCTCGAAGGCGATGTTCAGACCTCGACCGGCGGGGAGGCCGCCGAGCTCATGCCGCGCTTGCTCCCAGGAGAAGCTGCGTCGGACAGCAGGGTAGTCGACCAGGTTCGGTGACGTGGGCCAGGGGCCTGGCTTCTCGATCGTCTTCCAGGCCATCCGACGCCTCTCGCGTGCGCCAGGTCGGTACCGCTCGAACAGGACTTGGCTGGCTGAGGGTGGAGACGACCGATGCGTCCGGCAAGCCCCAGCGCGGCGCGCGCGGGCAAAGGGTCTCCGGCGATGTCGCCCACAGACCTTGCCTCCTTGGGAGTCGGACCTACCTTCGGCGCTCCGGCGTTCCCCACGCCGGCAACCGTCAACCCTCTTGCAAGGAAAGCGTCATGGCCATCACCCGCTGGGATCCGCTGTCCGAGCTCCGCAACTTGAGCCACCGCATGGAGCGCGCCTTCGCGCCATTTCAGAGCTTCGGTAGCTTCGAGCCGCTGCGAGCCGTCGAGGAGGAGAGCTGGCCCAACGTCGATGTCTACGAGGACAAGGAAGAGGTCGTCTTCCGAGCGGAGCTGCCGGGCATCGAGCAGAAGGACGTGGAGGTGGTGCTGGAGGACTCGACGCTCACCATCCGCGGTGAGCGCAAGCTCTTCAACGAGGAGAAGCGCGAGAACTACCGGCGCATCGAGACGGGCTATGGCGCCTTCTCGCGCTCCTTCGCGCTGCCCAGCACGATCGACCGCGACAAGCTC
This genomic interval from Deltaproteobacteria bacterium contains the following:
- a CDS encoding Hsp20/alpha crystallin family protein — protein: MAITRWDPLSELRNLSHRMERAFAPFQSFGSFEPLRAVEEESWPNVDVYEDKEEVVFRAELPGIEQKDVEVVLEDSTLTIRGERKLFNEEKRENYRRIETGYGAFSRSFALPSTIDRDKLRAEMKKGVLEVHVPKREGAKGKNIPISG